The sequence CCATCTGCTGGTCGCAATACCGTCAGACCTGGCATAGAACGCAAAGAAGATAAATGTTCTACCGGCTCATGTGTCGGCCCATCTTCACCTACTGCAACGCTGTCATGTGTGAACACATATGTTACAGGTAACCCCATAAGGGAAGATAGTCGTATAGCTGGTCTTACGTAGTCACTGAACACAAAGAATGTTCCGCCGAAGACATGTAAACCACCATGAAGGGCCATGCCATTCAATGCTGTACCCATTGCAAACTCACGTACGCCAAACCAAATGTTGCGCCCGCTGTAATCTGTAGCCAGGAAATCGCCAGCACCTTTGATCGTCGTCTTATTAGATCCTGCAAGATCAGCACTTCCTCCGAAGAAAGATGGCAATACTTTCGCAATTGCATTAATGGCATCACCAGAAGCAGAGCGGGTTGCGTGTGATGAACCTGAATCATAGCTAGGAAGTGAAGTTTCAAACCTTCAGGCATATCACCTGAAATCGCCGTCTTCAGCTGCGCAGCAAGTTCAGTATGTTCTTTTTCGTAATTTGAGAACAACTCATTCCATTGCTTTTCCTTTAGCACTCCAAGTTCATCTGTCGCTTCCTTGAATGCTTCATAGACACCATCCGGTACAGCGAAGTCCTCTTCAAATGTCCACTTATAATACTCTTTTGTTAGTTTCATTTCATCTTCACCTAGAGGAGCTCCGTGTGCATCTGCTTTACCTGACTTGTTCGGGGAACCATAACCGATAACTGTCTTCACTTCGATCATTGTTGGTCCACCTGTATTGGCTTTCGCTTGTTCTATTGCTTTGGAGACGTCTGAAACTTCATTACCATCTTCTACCCGGATATAATTCCATCCGTACGACTCAAAACGCTTTTTAATGTTTTCCGTGAATGACATATCCAATTCTCCATCAAGGGAGATATCGTTGCTGTCATAAAGAACGATTAGTTTATCTAATTGAAGGTGTCCTGCAAGTGAAATTGCTTCAGCTGCGACTCCTTCCATCAAATCTCCGTCACCACAAAGCGCATACGTAAAGTGATCGACAACGTCAAAGCCAGGTCGATTGTAAACTGCAGCTAGATGTTTCTCTGCCATCGCCATTCCGACAGCCATTCCGATTCCTTGTCCCAATGGACCTGTTGTCGCTTCCACGCCGACCGTATGACCATATTCAGGATGTCCTGGTGTTTTCGAATCCCATTGTCTGAAGTTCTTTATTTCTTCCATTGGTAATCCATAACCACTTAGGTGCAACAAGCTATAGAGAAGCATGGAACCATGTCCAGCAGAAAGGACAAAACGGTCACGGTTGAACCAATCAGGATTGGTCGGATTGTGGTGCATGTGCTTTGTCCATAACGTGTAGGCCATCGGCGCAGCCCCCATTGGCAATCCGGGGTGACCGGAATTAGCTTTCTCAATCGCATCGATGGATAACGTTCTAATCGTGTTAATTGCTAACTGATCAATATTCTCTGTCATTCAGAACATCCTTTCCCGTACAATCTCTTTTTGTTGTATTCTGCTCCATTTACTTCTATAGTGTAGACAATTTGAATGTAGATTACAATCGATCTTAATAGACATGATTAATTCAGGTACTTTGAGTTTCGTGCATCTTTCACTTTTTCAGGGGTGACATCATTTCCTTCAGGATCCAGCACTTTAACGTTTTCAATCGTATCTCTCATAGATGAACGAAATGTTTCCAAGTATTCTTTCCGAAGTTTTGTCTGCTCTTTTGCTTCTTCTGTCGACAAGCCGATTGTTTTCGACTTATTTGCAAGTTCATTAATGCGATTTAGTTTATCTGGTGATAACATACTATTCCTCCATCCTGATATCCTTGTTGATTGGTAATTTCTTCTTAAGCGGTGTGGCATGCGAAATTCCTTCGCAAAATACACCTATACGTCAGTTTACCATTTAACTTACCAATTATAGTAGCGAATACACCCGGACCGCAGGAAATTCAATGCAAATTAAATAAAGCAGGAAGCTGAATTGTCAGCCTTCCTGCTCCATTTCATATTCTTTGAACCGCCTATGGACCGTAGCTTTGCTTATCGAGTGGCCCAGACCCTGTAACACACCTGCAATTTCTTCATAAGTTAGTCCTTTTTGACGCAATGAAATGATTTCATTGAGAGGAACTTCAATCCTCTCTCTACCTTCAATATTTCCTTTATTACGCAGGTTATGCTCAGGTCTATACCCTTCTCTGACAGCCCTCTTCATACCGCGTCGAATTTTGGCATTGTGGAGTTTGCGTTGATATTCTTCGACAATCGCGAGTATTTCCAACAACATCGAATCCATTTCATTTAACTTCATTGGTCCACTATCATGATTTGTAATTATAGTAGTATCTGTTTTTGCCAACAGATGAAGAATAGCGACTCTGGCGTTTCCTCTTCCAAGTCTTGTCTCATCCTGAACG is a genomic window of Sporosarcina oncorhynchi containing:
- a CDS encoding DUF896 domain-containing protein; this translates as MLSPDKLNRINELANKSKTIGLSTEEAKEQTKLRKEYLETFRSSMRDTIENVKVLDPEGNDVTPEKVKDARNSKYLN
- a CDS encoding YneB family resolvase-like protein codes for the protein MASPDNSSCVLYCRVSTEKDTQEASLARQEEELTKLAGELGLVIRQTFKEKHSGYDMERDGLLDLLDYIRQEQVGTVLVQDETRLGRGNARVAILHLLAKTDTTIITNHDSGPMKLNEMDSMLLEILAIVEEYQRKLHNAKIRRGMKRAVREGYRPEHNLRNKGNIEGRERIEVPLNEIISLRQKGLTYEEIAGVLQGLGHSISKATVHRRFKEYEMEQEG